From one uncultured Paludibacter sp. genomic stretch:
- the rpsI gene encoding 30S ribosomal subunit protein S9 (Evidence 2a : Function from experimental evidences in other organisms; PubMedId : 10094780, 1091515, 12244297, 12809609, 3884974, 4346030, 7556101; Product type s : structure) — translation MEVINALGRRKAAIARVFVSEGKGQITINKRDIAVYFPSPILQYVVKQPLNKLGVAEKYDIKVNLEGGGFKGQAEALRLAIARALVKVNPEDKKALKAEGFMTRDPREVERKKSGRPKARKRFQFSKR, via the coding sequence ATGGAAGTAATAAACGCATTAGGAAGAAGAAAAGCAGCAATTGCTCGCGTTTTCGTAAGTGAAGGAAAAGGACAAATTACCATTAACAAACGCGATATTGCCGTATATTTTCCATCACCTATTTTGCAATATGTAGTAAAACAACCGCTTAATAAATTAGGCGTTGCTGAAAAATACGACATCAAAGTAAATTTAGAAGGAGGCGGTTTCAAAGGACAAGCAGAAGCGCTTCGTTTAGCTATTGCACGTGCTTTGGTAAAAGTAAATCCGGAAGACAAAAAAGCATTAAAAGCAGAAGGATTTATGACTCGCGATCCACGCGAAGTGGAACGTAAAAAATCTGGACGTCCAAAAGCACGTAAGAGATTCCAATTCTCAAAACGTTAA
- the rplM gene encoding 50S ribosomal subunit protein L13 (Evidence 2a : Function from experimental evidences in other organisms; PubMedId : 10094780, 12809609, 365580, 3884974, 9298646; Product type s : structure), with protein sequence MNTLSYKTISANKATVQKEWVVVDATDMVLGRMSSKVAKLLRGKYKPSFTPHVDCGDNVIIINADKVRLTGDKWTGRVYLRHTGYPGGQREYTPADLMEKSPERLIKKVVKGMLPKNRLGDKIINNLYVFAGAEHNMQAQKPKQIDLNSLK encoded by the coding sequence GTGAATACGTTAAGTTATAAAACCATTTCTGCCAATAAAGCAACGGTGCAGAAAGAATGGGTGGTAGTAGATGCTACCGATATGGTGTTGGGACGTATGAGTTCAAAAGTAGCTAAACTTTTGCGTGGCAAATACAAACCAAGTTTTACTCCTCACGTTGATTGTGGCGATAATGTAATAATTATCAACGCAGACAAAGTACGTCTTACAGGCGATAAATGGACTGGTCGTGTTTATCTTCGTCATACAGGTTATCCCGGTGGACAAAGAGAATACACTCCTGCTGATTTAATGGAAAAAAGTCCTGAACGTTTGATAAAAAAAGTTGTAAAAGGAATGTTGCCAAAAAATCGTCTCGGCGATAAAATTATCAACAACCTATACGTGTTTGCAGGTGCAGAACACAATATGCAGGCACAAAAACCAAAACAAATAGATTTAAACTCACTTAAATAA